Proteins from one Triticum aestivum cultivar Chinese Spring chromosome 7A, IWGSC CS RefSeq v2.1, whole genome shotgun sequence genomic window:
- the LOC123148288 gene encoding protein POST-ILLUMINATION CHLOROPHYLL FLUORESCENCE INCREASE, chloroplastic: MATISSCSRLCGGGGGSSTAFHRRRSRPARAAVVTCRRFSAVVRAAAAASATAAAPVSVVPQSKEVKLPTWAEFELGKAPVYWKTTNGLPPAPGEGLKIFYNPGTSKLTPNEQFGIAFNGGFNQPIMCGGEPRQMTLQERGKACPPIYTIRIRVPQHAMSLVFSFTNGNEWDGAYTLKFKVPKPWLDKPLSFFNEGLADELNMEGACDRAIFPDENIVITSCDIGGFYEEGGDRCKLDIVSGCMDPTSHMFDPLATIDDGSCPLDSDTEE; encoded by the exons atgGCCACCATCTCTTCTTGCAGCCGcctgtgcggcggcggcggcggcagcagcaccgccttccaccgccgccgcagccggccCGCGCGGGCCGCCGTCGTCACCTGCCGGAGGTTCTCGGCCGTCGTCCGCGCGGCCGCGGCCGCCTCTGCCACCGCCGCGGCGCCCGTGTCCGTCGTGCCACAGAGCAAGGA GGTGAAGCTTCCGACGTGGGCGGAGTTCGAGCTGGGGAAGGCGCCGGTGTACTGGAAGACCACCAACGGCCTTCCTCCAGCCCCG GGAGAGGGCCTGAAGATATTCTACAACCCAGGGACGAGCAAGCTGACACCCAACGAGCAGTTCGGCATCGCGTTTAACG GGGGCTTTAACCAGCCGATCATGTGCGGCGGCGAGCCGAGGCAGATGACGCTGCAGGAGAGGGGGAAAGCCTGCCCCCCCATCTACACCATCAGGATCCGGGTGCCGCAGCATG CCATGTCTCTGGTTTTCTCCTTCACCAACGGAAATGAATGGGACGGGGCATACACCCTCAAGTTCAAGGTCCCCAAGCCATGGCTCGACAAGCCTCTGAGCTTCTTCAACGAG GGGCTGGCTGACGAGCTCAACATGGAGGGCGCCTGCGACAGGGCCATCTTCCCGGATGAGAACATCGTCATCACAAGCTGCGACATCGGCGGCTTCTACGAGGAGGGGGGAGACCGGTGCAAGCTGGACATCGTGAGCGGGTGCATGGACCCGACCTCGCACATGTTCGACCCGCTGGCCACCATCGACGACGGCTCCTGCCCGCTGGACTCTGATACGGAGGagtga